A single genomic interval of Pochonia chlamydosporia 170 chromosome 7, whole genome shotgun sequence harbors:
- a CDS encoding cytochrome p450 (similar to Colletotrichum gloeosporioides Nara gc5 XP_007281147.1), giving the protein MDALLLCLAVLVIVYIINSFYFTIPLPQGVTLIREPPGKRSFSFRTRLEYINDCEAIFREAYHKYTKKGNAVIVPGIGFRYEIILPACSMRWALTQPESILGVNEAFVEIDQVYYSLGHTKYVGDAWQANLVRDEMNVVLENIVTAMNNELQAAFDTRFGTDEKNWRRVDLLETVRLIVAQAASRFTVGLPLCRNEEYIRDALDAVDGFIITAGLTFGTPAILRPVVGRIAGLKAHFAQKKVKQHFEPTYRARLETLKHTKDDDRDTEPLDHLQLMLRYAQRERPHELHDLDVMSGRLTAANLGSMHLTSMQVTNMLLNILGSDAEHSTISILRDEVAQVMGSDTKWSKGHISKMIKADSVARETLRCHSFGGRAIFRKVMVDNLETDTGVKLPKGTIVSFLGQPAQMDEDNYHEPLKFDPFRFSRGQQGEGATFSAVVKRQAFVTTAPDHLPFGHGKHACPGRFLVDFELKMIIAYVLTHYDLEFPEEYGGG; this is encoded by the exons ATGGATGCCTTGCTACTGTGTTTGGCCGTCTTGGTTATAGTCTACATCATCAATTCATTCTACTTCACAATCCCGCTCCCTCAGGGGGTGACCCTCATAAGAGAGCCTCCGGGGAAAcgcagcttcagcttcaggACGCGACTCGAGTATATCAACGACTGTGAAGCTATATTTCGTGAAGCTTATCACAAG TACACCAAGAAAGGCAATGCCGTCATTGTCCCAGGCATCGGGTTTCGCTACGAAATTATCCTCCCAGCGTGCTCCATGCGCTGGGCACTCACACAACCCGAGAGCATACTTGGCGTCAATGAGGCATTTGTAGAAATCGACCAGGTGTATTACAGTCTCGGTCATACAAAATATGTCGGCGATGCTTGGCAAGCCAATCTAGTGAGGGACGAGATGAATGTCGTCTTGGAAAACATCGTTACAGCAATGAATAACGAGTTGCAAGCTGCCTTTGATACTCGTTTTGGCACAGACGAGAAGAACTGGAGGAGAGTTGActtgttggagacggtgCGATTGATAGTCGCTCAAGCAGCTAGTCGCTTTACAGTTGGCTTGCCGTTGT GCCGCAATGAAGAGTACATCAGAGACGCCTTGGATGCTGTGGATGGTTTTATCATCACTGCCGGGCTTACCTTTGGCACGCCTGCTATACTGCGTCCAGTTGTTGGCCGAATTGCCGGTCTGAAGGCGCATTTTGCACAGAAAAAGGTCAAACAGCACTTTGAGCCCACCTACAGGGCGCGACTGGAAACACTAAAGCACACAAAGGACGACGACCGGGACACTGAACCCCTAGATCACTTGCAGCTCATGCTTCGGTACGCTCAGCGAGAACGACCACACGAACTGCACGATCTAGACGTGATGTCAGGGCGCCTCACTGCTGCTAACCTCGGCTCCATGCATCTGACGAGTATGCAGGTGACAAATATGCTCTTAAATATCCTGGGATCAGACGCAGAGCACagcaccatctccatcttgcGGGACGAAGTTGCGCAAGTTATGGGCAGCGACACAAAGTGGTCAAAGGGCCACATCTCCAAGATGATCAAGGCAGATAGCGTCGCTCGTGAGACGTTACGGTGTCACTCCTTCGGTGGGCGTGCAATCTTTCGAAAGGTAATGGTCGATAACTTGGAGACCGACACGGGCGTTAAACTACCCAAGGGGACGATAGTCTCCTTCCTCGGACAGCCAGCGCAAATGGATGAGGATAATTACCACGAACCGCTGAAATTCGATCCGTTCCGATTTTCGCGTGGTCAGCAGGGTGAGGGTGCGACGTTTTCTGCCGTGGTGAAGAGGCAGGCATTTGTGACGACGGCCCCGGATCATTTACCATTCGGCCATGGAAAGCATGCTTGCCCTGGGCGGTTCTTGGTTGATTTTGAGCTGAAGATGATAATTGCTTACGTGCTTACACACTATGATCTTGAGTTTCCGGAGGAGTATGGCG GGGGTTGA
- a CDS encoding alba domain-containing protein: protein MPPKPSSPGSPVPQKRKEPPSADQPSKRPRSQPPSSTTTSKSTLIPPHEAIIAELQPKYHVLAASVISSTQIRKRVSQTLAHLNSASDQPNVVLLHSRTGEVCKMITIVEQCKRLLKEEGKTWFQYNEMFEVPERERKDVVEETVLEKDGEDEDPDGDDFEVMASRFEEAVMPEPSRRVVKSLRVFLSVGEVGDLKNRKGVTVQSSEGA, encoded by the coding sequence ATGCCTCCCAAGCCCTCGTCACCAGGGTCACCCGTGCCCCAAAAACGCAAAGAACCACCTTCCGCAGATCAACCATCCAAGCGTCCTCGATCACAGCCCCCCTCTTCCACAACCACGTCCAAATCAACCCTCATCCCACCCCACGAAGCTATCATCGCCGAGCTCCAACCAAAGTACCACGTTCTCGCTGCGTCTGTAATATCGTCAACACAGATCCGGAAGCGTGTCTCACAAACTCTCGCGCACTTGAATTCCGCATCAGACCAGCCGAACGTGGTGTTGCTGCACTCGCGAACGGGAGAGGTGTGCAAGATGATTACCATTGTGGAGCAATGCAAGAGgctgttgaaggaggaggggaagACGTGGTTTCAGTACAATGAAATGTTTGAGGTGccggagagggagaggaaggaTGTAGTTGAGGAGACGGTTCTTGAAAAGGAtggcgaagacgaggacCCGGATGGGGATGATTTTGAGGTCATGGCGAGTCGGTTTGAGGAGGCGGTTATGCCGGAGCCGTCGAGGAGGGTGGTTAAGTCTTTGAGGGTGTTTTTGAGTGTTGGAGAGGTGGGGGACTTGAAGAACAGGAAAGGCGTTACGGTTCAGTCGAGCGAGGGTGCTTGA
- a CDS encoding xylose isomerase (similar to Trichoderma reesei QM6a XP_006961920.1), whose protein sequence is MASSSNAARLCALACRRPLRVQRLSRAQQISRQSLPTRRAFSTSPAQWTDEKPEKEGREDSEAKTPQHLELNAMDKAFVESATPEGLRQLDELAKSNGYNTIDEFLTTTLRQTPGWASEDRGLEEELLKDDIGDKPNKSSFWFDEEDPETNTEEHDEFDEDDMTSMAHGKLEEVRDFRHYARLAVWEMPLLAKFAKPFVPPKDNEVLRWRYTTYMGESHPAERKVVVQFAPDDLKLTPVQTEKLKKLAGPRYNPETELVKISCESYEHQAQNKLYLTGLVDDLIASAKDPKDTFEDVPLDLRHHRIKEKPKFPVEWRMTDERRLQLDEQRKVAAIADIQKAKGGLLVDGKEAIDGYLMKKLAEEQEKQRAEEVAVRIGKGSFGQRARR, encoded by the exons ATGGCGTCGTCTTCAAATGCCGCAAGGCTATGTGCCCTGGCATGCCGTCGACCCCTTCGAGTGCAACGGCTGTCACGGGCACAGCAAATTTCCCGACAAAGTCTTCCCACCCGGCGAGCATTCAGCACATCGCCTGCGCAATGGACAGACGAAAAGCCCGAAAAGGAGGGACGGGAAGACAGTGAGGCAAAGACCCCTCAACATCTGGAATTGAATGCGATGGATAAGGCGTTCGTCGAGAGTGCTACCCCTGAAGGACTGCGACAGCTGGACGAACTAGCTAAATCGAATGGGTACAATACGATTGACGAATTCTTGACAACAACATTGAGGCAGACGCCTGGCTGGGCTTCCGAGGACAGAGGATTGGAAGAGGAACTGCTTAAGGATGACATTGGTGATAAGCCTAACAAGTCGTCGTTCTGGTTCGATGAGGAGGACCCCGAAACGAACACGGAAGAGCatgacgagtttgacgaAGATGATATGACATCTATGGCTCatggcaagctggaagaggtAAGGGACTTTAGGCATTATGCTCGATTGGCAGTTTGGGAGATGCCTCTCCTTGCGA AATTCGCCAAGCCCTTCGTGCCCCCCAAGGACAACGAGGTCCTTCGATGGCGATACACGACCTACATGGGTGAATCGCACCCCGCTGAGCGAAAAGTCGTTGTCCAATTCGCCCCCGACGACCTGAAGCTCACGCCTGTCCAGACAGAGAAGCTAAAGAAGCTCGCGGGTCCACGATATAACCCCGAGACAGAGCTCGTCAAGATCAGCTGCGAGAGCTACGAGCACCAGGCGCAAAACAAACTCTACCTTACGGGCTTGGTGGACGATTTGATTGCCTCGGCCAAAGACCCCAAGGATACCTTTGAGGACGTGCCCCTGGACCTGAGACACCACCgcatcaaggagaagcccaaGTTCCCCGTGGAATGGAGAATGACTGATGAACGACGGCTGCAGCTGGATGAGCAGCGAAAGGTGGCGGCTATTGCGGACATACAAAAAGCCAAGGGCGGGTTGTTGGTCGACGGCAAGGAGGCTATTGATGGTTatttgatgaagaagttggctgAGGAGCAGGAAAAGCAAAGGGCTGAAGAGGTTGCAGTGAGGATTGGGAAGGGCTCGTTTGGCCAGAGGGCTAGGAGGTAG
- a CDS encoding glycosyltransferase family 1 protein (similar to Metarhizium robertsii ARSEF 23 XP_007819142.2), producing MTTDSSILDRYCLVTVGATVGFEELTKQVLQPAFWQFLSSKGFTELHIQCGPDISWASAIFSDQKGKLPQGFQIDVFDVKNNLMKDEMVLCQARAGERAEGLVISHAGTYQQRRMLHKTHPYETPGTGTILDAWKMGLPLVVVPNTSLLNDHQTEMAKHLMKQGYATMSSTDRLDLQEAIHKAVLLWEENKTTRWPAHKVEGTKKEALRLWDIKPGEVQKEEISHMAHD from the exons ATGACGACGGATTCAAGCATCCTCGACAGGTACTGCCTAGTCACCGTCGGCGCAACCGTCGGCTTTGAAGAATTGACAAAACAAGTCCTACAGCCTGCCTTTTGGCAATTCCTCTCCTCAAAGGGTTTCACAGAACTCCATATCCAAtgtggaccagacatttccTGGGCGAGCGCCATATTCTCAGATCAAAAGGGGAAACTCCCCCAAGGGTTTCAAATTGATGTTTTTGACGTCAAGAATAATCTGATGAAGGATGAAATGGTCCTCTGCCAAGCTCGAGCCGGTGAGAGGGCTGAAGGCCTGGTCATCTCACATGCGGGTACGTATCAGCAACGACGCATGCTACACAAAACACATCCTTACGAAACACCAGGAACTGGGACGATTCTTGATGCGTGGAAAATGGGACTACCGCTTGTTGTAGTGCCCAATACTAGCTTGCTCAATGACCATCAAACTGAAATGGCTAAGCACCTAATGAAGCAGGGTTACGCAACAATGAGCTCCACGGA TCGCCTTGATCTTCAGGAAGCGATTCACAAGGCGGTCCTTCTTTGGGAAGAGAATAAGACGACCCGCTGGCCGGCTCACAAGGTCGAAGGCACGAAGAAGGAAGCTCTTCGATTGTGGGATATCAAGCCCGGGGAAGTACAAAAGGAAGAAATATCGCACATGGCTCATGACTAG
- a CDS encoding actin cortical patch component (similar to Coccidioides immitis RS XP_001247213.1), whose product MSSPSITLSRILAAAPTSARAESVQLSADPKGQRLAYASGKTIYVRSIDNPDDCKEYTGHKYPTTIGRFSPSGFKVASGDSSGSLHVWEPENISKTQGEFSIIAGPLNDIAWDGESKRLIAVGKGKSTFGRCITADTGNTVGQITGHTMAINAATIRHQRPFRAATVSDDGAMGFYKGVPYELDQTHNLRKGFMLATSFSPDGSILATVGSDKKIHLYDGKTGEPVKDIGEGEHTGSIYGISWSQDGKKIATASVDQTVRLWEVDTGSLIQTWKFGEGVSIRDQQLGVVFPHGRTDGLIISINLAGELTYLQEGKEEPLKVLQGHQKSITALHGSSDGKGSALWSASFDGRVCHWDIKKGAASVVDGVPHTNQIVQMAAHAGKIYTAAWDDTVKTVDESAVTYVGKPIKLPAQPKGASASGDVLYVATVKSIAAYSNGELLKETELKYAPTCIAASGNLVAVGGDQHSVKVYTAGSDGSLEELQTLTSTGGTSSALAFSKDGSHLAAGDTLGKIYPYNTKTWEVAANRWSAHTGRVTCIAWDDTGAYAASGSLDTNIFVYCLAKDKQGIRTKAPNAHKDGVTGICWIEGGQLASAGADANIKIWNLENLP is encoded by the exons ATGTCATCTCCGTCCATTACTTTAAGCCGCATTCTTGCGGCGGCCCCGACTTCGGCGAGAGCAGAATCGGTGCAGCTGTCTGCTGATCCAAAGGGCCAACGATTAGCTTACGCG TCTGGAAAAACCATCTATGTTCGCTCGATCGATAACCCCGACGATTGCAAGGAATACACTGGGCATAAGTATCCCACGACCATTGGTCGGTTTTCGCCTAGCGGTTTCAAAGTCGCCAGCGGTGACAGCAGCGGATCGCTTCATGTGTGGGAGCCCGAGAACATCAGCAAAACACAGGGCGAATTTTCGATCATTGCCGGCCCTCTGAACGATATTGCTTGGGATGGTGAATCTAAGCGTTTGATAGCTGTCGGAAAGGGCAAGTCCACTTTCGGCCGCTGTATCACAGCAGATACCGGTAACACGGTAGGACAAATCACTGGACACAcaatggccatcaatgccgcCACCATAAGACACCAGCGTCCCTTCCGTGCCGCAACTGTTagtgatgatggtgccatgGGCTTCTATAAAGGAGTTCCTTAcgaacttgaccagacccaCAATTTGCGCAAGGGATTCATGCTTGCAACCTCATTTTCTCCTGATGGGTCCATTCTTGCTACTGTGGGCTCTGATAAGAAGATACATCTTTACGACGGAAAGACTGGAGAGCCGGTCAAGGATATTGGCGAAGGCGAGCACACTGGCAGCATTTATGGCATCTCTTGGTCACAGGATGGCAAAAAGATTGCTACTGCGAGTGTGGACCAGACAGTGAGACTGTGGGAGGTTGATACAGGCAGCTTGATTCAGACTTGGAAGTTTGGCGAGGGTGTCAGCATCCGTGACCAGCAGTTGGGCGTCGTCTTCCCCCATGGTCGAACAGACGGCCTCATCATCAGTATCAATTTAGCCGGAGAGCTCACTTACCTACAAGAAGGCAAGGAGGAGCCTCTTAAAGTTCTCCAGGGCCACCAGAAGAGCATTACCGCTCTCCATGGCTCATCTGATGGGAAGGGCTCCGCTTTGTGGTCAGCTAGTTTTGATGGGCGCGTTTGCCACTGGGACATCAAGAAGGGCGCTGCCAGTGTTGTGGACGGCGTGCCTCATACTAATCAAATTGTGCAAATGGCGGCACACGCAGGCAAGATCTACACCGCTGCGTGGGACGATACGGTGAAAACCGTGGACGAATCTGCCGTGACATATGTTGGCAAGCCAATTAAACTCCCTGCGCAGCCAAAAGGCGCCAGTGCATCTGGCGACGTGCTTTATGTCGCCACAGTTAAATCTATTGCGGCATACTCTAACGGAGAGTTGCTCAAAGAAACAGAACTCAAGTATGCTCCGACGTGTATTGCCGCTTCCGGCAACTTGGTTGCTGTTGGAGGAGACCAACATTCGGTTAAGGTGTACACGGCGGGTTCTGATGGATCTTTGGAGGAGCTCCAAACGCTGACTTCAACTGGCGGAACCTCATCTGCACTTGCGTTTTCCAAGGATGGCTCACATTTGGCTGCGGGGGATACTCTTGGCAAGATTTATCCATATAATACCAAAACCTGGGAAGTGGCCGCCAATCGCTGGTCCGCACATACAGGGCGTGTGACCTGCATCGCCTGGGACGACACTGGTGCATACGCGGCGAGCGGTAGCCTGGACACGAACATTTTTGTCTATTGCCTGGCGAAGGATAAACAAGGAATCCGAACCAAGGCGCCGAACGCGCACAAAGACGGAGTCACTGGCATTTGCTGGATAGAGGGCGGGCAGCTTGCGAGTGCAGGAGCAGATGCAAACATCAAGATCTGGAACCTCGAGAACTTGCCTTGA
- a CDS encoding spindle poly body spacer protein (similar to Beauveria bassiana ARSEF 2860 XP_008598118.1): protein MFRFWTSDSKGSEQSLEKSNLLSDTNQHLGTPSRLLSQTASGLPAPNKRSWDAFDDSSEVSSDASLRKRVKLHSDISDSASVSSCDESMSSVQVDRLDPARDIIRHQMGLEVLLKHDELRLINQELAKCQVALEQLRRCHLIPYPQHCPTPDQMLDISSGKGPAVITRFGEPVPHWAPPFGVVDGPYARHYAKWLIPDPSFDGEQPEWQFTPEYTRARVSFAEGRTTRNSFTEIGPTSKGRPVRGNAGQKLQALSNGYPQPKDKAGPCILKRSDGQTVKLVCLDCNRENFSSTQGFINHCRIAHKRDFKSHEEAAVQSGHPIDVGETGGASSGGTPEDKTQGNNPSFATNVHPLARQDTSDQQTYAALRSRIADSLKLYHQGKLPGVGAIPSRTTGAHAPGVKKSRAAATKFNPAGETPYLSRLMKSRNFNGDLRDIVADAKTKISIADMTPDEESDDTGTPITAFDGPNDAAPARTPVVKRVPAQSGKTPAASTDSPIHTKSSKSRAAPMSLVSPSGSTLDVMSKRGSDAVLSDEDMDMEEANLSPNTLVSNNAPSLVSDDGEYDDSDDGSSMSGGSDELENESVSDVAEITLDEDHDPRALRRGSNGVSGTVRLRKDDSKKQHVTFLGPVKNRAKDRRTRRT, encoded by the coding sequence ATGTTTCGCTTCTGGACCTCCGATTCTAAGGGGAGCGAGCAGTCTCTGGAAAAGTCAAACCTCTTGTCAGACACGAACCAACATCTCGGCACACCATCAAGGCTACTGTCGCAAACCGCCTCCGGCCTCCCGGCTCCAAATAAGAGGAGCTGGGACGCCTTTGATGACTCCAGCGAAGTTTCGTCTGATGCATCGCTGAGGAAGCGTGTTAAGCTACACTCTGACATCTCAGATTCGGCCTCGGTGTCGTCATGCGACGAATCAATGTCTTCTGTCCAAGTTGATCGCTTGGATCCTGCACGCGACATCATCAGGCACCAAATGGGCCTTGAAGTGCTTCTCAAACACGATGAGCTGCGCTTAATTAACCAGGAGCTTGccaaatgtcaagtcgcGCTAGAACAACTGCGCCGCTGTCACCTGATCCCGTACCCTCAACATTGTCCgacgccagaccagatgctAGATATCAGCAGCGGCAAGGGTCCTGCAGTCATCACCCGATTTGGTGAACCCGTCCCTCACTGGGCGCCACCATTTGGAGTTGTGGACGGACCGTACGCGAGACACTACGCTAAGTGGCTTATTCCTGATCCCTCGTTCGATGGTGAGCAGCCCGAGTGGCAGTTCACTCCGGAATACACGCGCGCGCGTGTATCCTTCGCCGAAGGCAGAACGACGAGAAATAGTTTCACGGAGATCGGCCCAACTTCAAAAGGCAGGCCAGTCCGTGGCAACGCAGGTCAGAAGCTTCAAGCTCTTTCGAACGGATACCCTCAACCCAAGGACAAGGCTGGTCCTTGTATCCTGAAGCGGTCCGATGGCCAAACCGTCAAGCTAGTCTGCCTCGACTGCAACCGTGAAAACTTCTCTAGTACTCAAGGCTTCATCAATCACTGTCGCATTGCCCACAAGCGAGATTTCAAGAGTCACGAGGAGGCCGCAGTCCAAAGCGGACATCCCATCGATGTCGGGGAGACTGGTGGTGCCTCGAGCGGTGGCACGCCAGAAGACAAGACTCAAGGCAACAACCCGTCGTTTGCCACCAACGTGCACCCCCTTGCCCGGCAAGACACGTCTGATCAGCAGACGTACGCCGCCCTGCGCTCTCGAATTGCCGACTCGCTCAAGCTGTATCACCAAGGTAAGCTCCCTGGTGTTGGCGCAATTCCTTCGAGGACTACGGGCGCGCATGCGCCTGGTGTCAAGAAGTCAAGAGCTGCCGCCACCAAGTTCAACCCCGCTGGCGAGACGCCCTATTTGTCTCGATTGATGAAGAGCCGCAACTTCAATGGCGACCTCCGTGATATCGTTGCAGacgccaagaccaagattTCCATCGCAGACATGACTCCCGACGAAGAATCCGACGACACAGGCACTCCCATTACTGCCTTTGACGGGCCAAATGATGCTGCTCCTGCCAGAACCCCCGTTGTCAAGCGTGTTCCAGCCCAGAGCGGAAAGACGCCTGCTGCCTCGACCGACTCACCCATCCACACaaagagcagcaagagccGCGCCGCACCCATGTCTCTCGTATCCCCCTCCGGTTCTACTCTGGATGTGATGTCCAAACGTGGATCTGATGCTGTCTTGTCCGATGAGgatatggacatggaagaagccaacCTCAGCCCCAATACTCTGGTTAGCAACAATGCGCCGTCTCTTGTTAGTGACGATGGAGAATATGACGACTCCGATGACGGAtcttccatgtctggtggtagTGATGAGCTTGAAAACGAGTCTGTGTCTGACGTTGCTGAAATTACGCTTGACGAGGACCATGACCCGAGAGCCCTGCGTCGTGGCTCCAACGGCGTTTCAGGTACTGTGAGGCTACGTAAAGACGATTCCAAGAAACAGCATGTCACCTTTCTTGGGCCTGTGAAGAACCGCGCCAAGGATCGAAGAACGCGCAGGACATGA